From the genome of Euzebyales bacterium:
TCCGACGTCGACGGCGACCAGGCGCAGGTGTGCCGGTGACCGTGTCGGCACCACCAGTGGTCCGACGAGCACGGCAACGGCCGTCGCAGCGGCCAGCAGCGCCGTCCACCGGGCAGGCCTACGTCGCCCGATCCGCCGATGGACCACGGCGACGGCGGCGATGAGCGCCACGACTGCAGCCAGCTCGCCGGGCCCGAGTGCCGGCAGACCGCTGAACGCGCCAGCCGCCCACTCGAGCACTGCCAGCGGCGGACCTGCGCCACTGGCGAGCACCACCGCACCTGGGGCATCCGTCGCGGCGAGCGCCGCGGCACACAGGCCCACGACCTGCGCGGTCGTGGCCGCCGGAGCGGCGACGAGATTCGCGGGCAGTGCGGCAAGCGGGACCGTGCCGACCATCGCCAGCAGCACCGGGGCCGTCGCGAGCTGCGCGGCAACGGTGGCGCGCAGCACGACCGGTGTCCGCGGCGCCCCGGCGGCGCCGGCATGCTGCACGGCAAGCAGCACCCCACCGGTCGCGAGGACCGACAGCGCGAAGCCGGCCTGACGCGCGAGCAGGGGATCACATAGGAGGAGCAGCAGCACGGTCACAGCCAGTCCGTGCAGCGCGTCGCGGCCACGACCGCTCAGCGCCGCGACCAACATCAACGTCGCCATCACGGCGGCACGCAGCACGGAGGGCTGCCATCGTGTCAGCACGACGAACCACCACAGCGTCACCAGCGCGCTGCTGTGACGACCGCGGTGCCCCACTCCGCACAGCGCCGTGATCGCCAGCACGCCCGCGAGCAGGACCGCCACGTGCCTGCCGGACACGACCACGAGGTGGGACAGGCCCGCCGCGCGCAGCAGGTCGTCATCGATGTCGTCACGCGTGCCGAGCACGAGGCCGCCGAGCAGGGCTGCCCGGTCACGGTCAAGTGCCCGTGCGAACACAACCCGCGCACGGTCGCGCACGATCGTCGTCCACCGCAGCACGACGGGAGCGGAGCTGAGACGCAGCGCCCCCACGGGTCGGACGCCCGCAGAGGCGCCGAGCGTGCGTAGATGTGCGCCGAACCCACCGTCGGGAAGCGGGACGATCCGCACGCGGGCGTCGAGCCGCTGTCCGACGTCGACGCGCTCGCCAAGATCGAGGTGCAGGACTACCCTGCCGGCGAGGCCGGTGTCGTCCACCCGCGTCAGGCGCAGGATGGCCCAGGCGCCGATCGGCGTCGTGCGCGGTTCCGTGACCACACGCCCGACGACGTCGACGACCGCCCGTCGCTCAGCGAAGGTGACCAGCGGCGAAGTGTCGCGAACGACCCGTCGTCCACCCGCCAGGCCGCCACCGAGCAGCACCACACCGACCAGGGCCAGCGCCAGCGCGGCTGCGGCCCGCCCGTGCGCAGCCACCGGCACGGCACCGAGCAGCACGATGAGCGCCACCGCGGCCGT
Proteins encoded in this window:
- a CDS encoding ComEC/Rec2 family competence protein: MTTTVTAVVAAALWLGCLSVVPPWTAAVALIVLLGAVPVAAHGRAAAALALALVGVVLLGGGLAGGRRVVRDTSPLVTFAERRAVVDVVGRVVTEPRTTPIGAWAILRLTRVDDTGLAGRVVLHLDLGERVDVGQRLDARVRIVPLPDGGFGAHLRTLGASAGVRPVGALRLSSAPVVLRWTTIVRDRARVVFARALDRDRAALLGGLVLGTRDDIDDDLLRAAGLSHLVVVSGRHVAVLLAGVLAITALCGVGHRGRHSSALVTLWWFVVLTRWQPSVLRAAVMATLMLVAALSGRGRDALHGLAVTVLLLLLCDPLLARQAGFALSVLATGGVLLAVQHAGAAGAPRTPVVLRATVAAQLATAPVLLAMVGTVPLAALPANLVAAPAATTAQVVGLCAAALAATDAPGAVVLASGAGPPLAVLEWAAGAFSGLPALGPGELAAVVALIAAVAVVHRRIGRRRPARWTALLAAATAVAVLVGPLVVPTRSPAHLRLVAVDVGQGDALLIEAPDGDNGARMLVDGGPEPGGIDAALRSRRIREIEAVVLTHGDHDHAGGLARVLRRLRVGMFVVPLGDPALQD